The following proteins come from a genomic window of Rutidosis leptorrhynchoides isolate AG116_Rl617_1_P2 chromosome 10, CSIRO_AGI_Rlap_v1, whole genome shotgun sequence:
- the LOC139872699 gene encoding inactive TPR repeat-containing thioredoxin TTL3-like: MEHARKVFDEMSQPNVVEKNSSLLEQNKPDFKELDLGSMRLTEKDKDKDKDLFRRRSNRSHSGELNATSVPIMNTPEKLRSGSGDLNRKMGHRRSYSTGAPLIYSGSGTTTTTSTSSTSTATNSGGSGVGGGGNVSSVNSPNTNLLYPTGNICPSGKVLKSNMNFRNPVAKPEKLGLGMGTGNYGHGSIIKGGGKSVESNGEIGINVKKAMISHDVEEVKNAGNELYKRGNFTEALSLYDRAIAISPENAACRSNRAAALTMLGRLWEAVRECEEAVRLNPNYQRAHQRLASLYLKLGLVERASHHLSHGQQNDLVELQKLQTLEKHINRCSDARKIGDWKGALRECEAAVLTGAVSSPQIIACKAEAFLKLHRLENADSVLVELPKIETFPLTCSKVKFFGMQCEAYVLYVRALVDMAFGRFETATAFIEKASLIDFGNMEVAMLLKNVKLINRARAQGKELFNSGRFSEACTAYGEGLKCNLSNSVLYCNRAVCWSKLGLWEKSVEDCNLALNIQPNYTKALMRRAVSNAKLERWAEAVQDYDILMKELPGDNDVAQSLLQAQEALRLTHGEPLGVDRVKATKYSCEPQPNSIKSRNH; this comes from the exons ATGGAACATGCTcggaaggtgtttgatgaaatgtctcaaCCAAATGTAGTTGAAAAGAACTCATCTTTACTTGAGCAGAATAAGCCTGATTTCAAAGAACTTGATCTGGGTTCAATGCGtttaactgaaaaagataaagataaagataaagacttGTTTCGTAGAAGATCTAATAGATCCCATTCTGGTGAGTTAAATGCTACTAGCGTCCCAATTATGAACACACCTGAAAAGCTCCGATCTGGGTCTGGTGATTTGAATCGGAAGATGGGTCACCGGAGATCGTATTCTACCGGTGCTCCGTTGATATATTCCGGCAGTGGGACAACTACTACCACTAGCACCAGCAGCACCTCTACTGCCACCAACAGTGGTGGCagtggtgttggtggtggtggcAATGTAAGTTCAGTTAATTCACCAAACACAAACTTATTATACCCAACTGGAAACATTTGTCCATCAGGTAAAGTTCTTAAATCTAATATGAATTTTCGAAATCCGGTAGCGAAACCCGAAAAATTAGGATTGGGTATGGGGACAGGTAATTATGGTCATGGAAGTATAATTAAAGGTGGGGGGAAATCAGTGGAATCAAATGGTGAAATTGGGATTAATGTTAAGAAAGCAATGATTAGTCATGATGTAGAAGAAGTGAAAAATGCTGGCAATGAGTTGTATAAAAGAGGGAACTTTACAGAAGCGTTATCGTTATATGATCGTGCGATTGCCATATCACCGGAAAATGCAGCTTGCCGGAGTAATAGAGCGGCGGCATTGACTATGTTAGGGCGGTTGTGGGAGGCTGTTAGGGAATGTGAGGAGGCTGTGAGGTTGAACCCTAATTATCAGAGAGCTCATCAAAGATTAGCATCTCTTTATCTCAA GTTAGGACTGGTTGAACGCGCGTCCCACCATCTTTCACATGGTCAACAGAACGATTTAGTCGAGTTGCAAAAGTTGCAAACCTTGGAAAAACATATAAATAGATGCTCGGATGCTAGAAAGATCGGCGATTGGAAAGGGGCGCTCAGGGAATGTGAGGCAGCCGTGCTAACAGGAGCCGTTTCGTCTCCTCAA ATAATTGCTTGCAAGGCGGAGGCGTTTTTGAAACTCCACCGACTCGAAAATGCTGATTCTGTTCTAGTTGAAttaccaaaaatagaaacttttcccttgacatgttccaaagtcaagttCTTTGGAATGCAATGTGAAGCATACGTGCTTTACGTTCGAGCTCTTGTAGACATGGCATTTGGAAG GTTTGAAACTGCAACTGCATTCATTGAGAAGGCCAgtttgattgattttggaaacatgGAAGTTGCAATGTTACTAAAAAATGTGAAATTGATAAACCGTGCACGTGCTCAAGGCAAAGAGTTATTTAACTCCGGCCGGTTTTCGGAAGCATGTACTGCTTATGGCGAAGGGCTAAAGTGTAATTTGTCAAACTCAGTCCTCTATTGTAATAGGGCTGTTTGTTGGTCAAAGCTTGGTTTGTGGGAGAAATCTGTTGAGGATTGTAATCTAGCCCTTAATATCCAGCCTAATTACACAAAAGCCCTTATGAGGAGGGCTGTCTCAAATGCAAAG ctcgAGCGATGGGCTGAAGCTGTGCAAGACTATGATATCTTGATGAAAGAACTTCCAGGAGATAATGATGTGGCGCAATCACTATTGCAAGCTCAAGAAGCATTAAGATTGACCCATGGGGAACCTTTGGGCGTTGATCGTGTTAAAGCAACCAAATATTCATGTG